In Sphaerospermopsis torques-reginae ITEP-024, the genomic window CTAGCATCTAAGGCTTTTTTGGCAGCTTCGCGGTTAAATTCTGGGGAATTTCTTAAAATTTGATCACCTATTTCAATCAGGCGAAATCTGCCTTTTTCTCCTAGTCTATCTGCTAGTTTACAAGCTAATTCTACGCCACTGTAACCACCGCCAACTATGGCAACACGAATTTTTTCAGGATTTGATGCTTCTAAAATTCTGAGGCGTTCTTCTAGGTGATAAGCATCCGTGATGGTACGGAAGGGGTAAGCATGGTTTACTGCACCGGGTACTAAGTCTAGGGGTGTTTCGCCACCTAATGCTAATACTAAGCGATCGTAGTCGATTTTTTGCCCATCTTGCAATTGTACCTGTTGTTTGTCGGTGTCGATTTCTGAGACGGTGGCTTGATGAAAACGTACTCCTGTACCTTGTAGCAGTTCTTGGTATGGTGGAGCTATTTCCCAGGTTTGTAGTTCGCTGGTGAGGAGTTCGTAAAGTAGGGGAGAAAATAGAAAGCGATCGCTCTGATCTACTAAGATTATCTCAGGTTTTGGTGTATTTTCCCACGGTAACTGGCTTAAACGTAAGGCGGTGTAAAGACCTCCAAAGCCTCCACCTAGTATACAGATTTTTGTAGTTGTTTTTGTAGTTGTTTGTGTCATGGTTTTGATCGAAGGCTAAATTCTAGCAGGTTGATTTATTTTTAGTGTTATTCTTAGTGTAATGATTTATTGTGATATGGACTTGAATCAGATACGCAATTTATATCAAAAGCCATAAGGTAAAAGACTTTTCACACTGTCACCTGTCACCTGTCACCTATCACCTGTCACCTGTCACCTGCTATATTACGTTCTCTTGCCATTAGCCTACAATGTTTGAGAAAATTATTGAATTTTGAGTGAACCTTGATATTTTTACCAGTTAAGGTGTGATTATTTTTGTGTGGTCATTAATAAATTTGTATTGTCTTCTAGTCTTCCATCTTCCATATGAATAACACGATCAGCTATGTCTAAAA contains:
- a CDS encoding NAD(P)/FAD-dependent oxidoreductase, which gives rise to MTQTTTKTTTKICILGGGFGGLYTALRLSQLPWENTPKPEIILVDQSDRFLFSPLLYELLTSELQTWEIAPPYQELLQGTGVRFHQATVSEIDTDKQQVQLQDGQKIDYDRLVLALGGETPLDLVPGAVNHAYPFRTITDAYHLEERLRILEASNPEKIRVAIVGGGYSGVELACKLADRLGEKGRFRLIEIGDQILRNSPEFNREAAKKALDARCVFIDLETKVLSIGENTISLEYKNQTDEIPVDLVIWTVGTRVSPVVKNLPLKQNQRGQITTTTTLQVLEHPEIFALGDLADCKDAEEKQVPATAQVAFQQADYTAWNIWASLTNRPLLPFRYQQLGEMMALGIDNATLTGLGVKLDGSLAYIARRLAYLYRLPTLEHQLKVGFNWLVSPIIKTLSQ